From Drosophila suzukii chromosome 2R, CBGP_Dsuzu_IsoJpt1.0, whole genome shotgun sequence, a single genomic window includes:
- the EcR gene encoding ecdysone receptor isoform X3, with product MDTCGLVAELAHYIDAYGRDDLSPSSSLNGYSANESCDAKKSKKGPAPRVQEELCLVCGDRASGYHYNALTCEGCKGFFRRSVTKSAVYCCKFGRACEMDMYMRRKCQECRLKKCLAVGMRPECVVPENQCAMKRREKKAQKEKDKMTTSPSSQHGGNSGSVGSGNAHDFVKKEILDLMTCEAPQHATIPLLPDEILAKCQARNIPSLTYNQLAVIYKLIWYQDGYEQPSEEDLRRIMSQPDENESQTDVSFRHITEITILTVQLIVEFAKGLPAFTKIPQEDQITLLKACSSEVMMLRMARRYDHSSDSIFFANNRSYTRDSYKMAGMADNIEDLLHFCRQMFSMKVDNVEYALLTAIVIFSDRPGLEKAQLVEAIQSYYIDTLRIYILNRHCGDSMSLVFYAKLLSILTELRTLGNQNAEMCFSLKLKNRKLPKFLEEIWDVHAIPPSVQSHLQVTQEENERLERAERMRASVGGAITASIDSESASTSAAAAAAHHQPQPPTQTQNNTQPQLPSQLQPQLQPQLQAQLQPQLQPQLQPQLQPQLQPQLQPQLQPQLQPQLLPQLQPQPQLLPVSGPATVPGSSSVSAVSTSSDFIGASRSIGSITAATTSSSSITAAVPATSTTPAVVMGNGVRVGVGAGGNVSMYANAQTAMALMGVALHSHQEQLIGGVSVKSEHSTTA from the exons GTCGCGATGATCTCTCGCCCTCGAGCAGCCTGAATGGATACTCGGCGAACGAGAGCTGCGATGCGAAGAAAAGCAAGAAAGGTCCTGCGCCGCGGGTTCAGGAGGAACTGTGCCTGGTGTGCGGCGACCGGGCCTCCGGATACCACTACAACGCCCTCACCTGCGAGGGCTGCAAGGGCTTCTTCCGACGCAGCGTGACGAAAAGCGCTGTGTACTGCTGCAAGTTCGGGCGCGCCTGCGAAATGGACATGTACATGAGACGCAAGTGCCAGGAGTGCCGTCTTAAAAAGTGCCTGGCCGTGGGCATGAGGCCGGAGTGCGTCGTTCCGGAGAACCAGTGCGCAATGAAGCGGCGCGAGAAGAAGGCCCAGAAGGAGAAGGACAAGATGACCACATCACCCAGCTCCCAGCACGGCGGCAACAGTGGCAGCGTGGGCTCTGGCAATGCCCACGACTTCGTTAAGAAGGAGATTCTTGACCTGATGACGTGCGAGGCGCCACAGCATGCCACTATTCCA CTACTACCTGATGAAATATTGGCCAAGTGTCAAGCGCGCAATATACCTTCATTAACGTACAATCAGTTGGCCGttatatacaaattaatttGGTACCAGGATGGCTACGAGCAGCCATCCGAAGAGGATCTCAGACGTATAATG AGTCAACCCGATGAGAACGAAAGCCAGACAGACGTCAGCTTTCGGCACATCACAGAGATAACCATACTCACAGTGCAGCTAATTGTTGAGTTTGCTAAAGGTCTACCAGCGTTTACAAAGATACCCCAGGAGGACCAGATCACGTTACTGAAG GCATGCTCGTCGGAGGTGATGATGCTGCGTATGGCCCGCCGCTACGACCACAGCTCGGACTCCATATTCTTCGCTAATAACAGATCCTATACGCGGGATTCGTACAAAATGGCCGGAATGGCTGACAATATTGAAGACCTGCTGCATTTCTGCCGCCAAATGTTTTCGATGAAGGTGGACAACGTTGAATACGCGCTACTCACTGCCATTGTGATCTTCTCCGACCGGCCGGGCCTTGAGAAGGCCCAACTAGTCGAAGCGATCCAAAGCTACTACATCGACACGCTACGCATTTATATACTCAATCGCCACTGCGGCGACTCCATGAGCCTCGTCTTCTATGCTAAGCTGCTCTCGATCCTCACCGAGCTTCGCACACTGGGCAACCAGAACGCCGAGATGTGCTTTTCGCTTAAGCTTAAAAACCGCAAGCTGCCCAAGTTCCTTGAGGAGATCTGGGACGTGCACGCAATCCCTCCCTCGGTTCAGTCGCACCTCCAGGTTACACAGGAGGAGAACGAGCGACTCGAACGGGCGGAGCGAATGCGCGCCTCGGTTGGTGGCGCCATAACCGCAAGCATCGACTCCGAGTCCGCCTCCACTTCGGCGGCGGCAGCCGCGGCCCACCACCAACCCCAGCCTCCGACCCAGACCCAAAACAATACGCAACCGCAGTTACCATCGCAGCTACAACCTCAACTGCAACCCCAACTGCAAGCCCAGCTCCAGCCCCAGCTCCAGCCCCAGCTGCAACCCCAGCTGCAACCCCAGCTCCAGCCACAGCTCCAACCCCAGCTCCAACCCCAGCTCCAGCCCCAGCTCCTGCCGCAGCTCCAGCCGCAGCCACAGCTTCTTCCGGTTTCCGGGCCCGCCACCGTTCCCGGTTCTAGTTCCGTTTCGGCGGTCAGTACGAGCAGCGACTTTATTGGCGCAAGTAGGTCCATAGGATCCATCACGGCGGCGACCACCTCCTCAAGCAGCATCACAGCTGCTGTTCCTGCGACCTCCACCACACCTGCGGTGGTGATGGGCAACGGAGTTAGAGTAGGTGTCGGAGCGGGCGGCAACGTCAGCATGTATGCAAACGCCCAGACGGCGATGGCCCTGATGGGTGTGGCCCTGCACTCGCACCAGGAGCAGCTCATCGGCGGAGTGTCTGTCAAATCGGAGCACTCGACGACGGCATAG